The following coding sequences lie in one Mercenaria mercenaria strain notata chromosome 5, MADL_Memer_1, whole genome shotgun sequence genomic window:
- the LOC123557002 gene encoding short coiled-coil protein B-like isoform X2 has protein sequence MRMSDQSGDMYNVPLTSDSDAGDLSLRGNTFTNPTDPQNNMITSSSVDSDLNGDEEEEKQRLITQVLELQNTLDDLSSRVDTVKEENLKLKSENQVLGQYIENLMAASSVFQSTSPKSKKKSSKKKEK, from the exons ATGAGAATGTCTGATCAGTCGGGGGATATGTACAATGTACCTTTAACAAGTGATAGTGATGCAG gtGACCTTTCCTTGAGAGGGAATACATTCACAAACCCAACAGATCCCCAGAATAATATGATCACTTCGAGCA GTGTTGACTCAGATCTAAATGgagatgaagaagaagaaaaacagaGATTGATCACACAGGTGTTAGAACTACAAAACACACTTGATG ATCTGTCTAGCCGAGTGGACACAGTGAAAGAGGAGAATCTAAAACTGAAGTCAGAAAATCAAGTACTTGGCCAGTATATAGAGAACTTAATGGCTGCAAGCAGTGTGTTCCAATCTACTTCACCAAAATCTAAAAAGAA gtctagcaagaaaaaggaaaaatga
- the LOC123557002 gene encoding short coiled-coil protein B-like isoform X1 encodes MRMSDQSGDMYNVPLTSDSDAGDLSLRGNTFTNPTDPQNNMITSSSVDSDLNGDEEEEKQRLITQVLELQNTLDDLSSRVDTVKEENLKLKSENQVLGQYIENLMAASSVFQSTSPKSKKKYFPCVTIHQNCLNKL; translated from the exons ATGAGAATGTCTGATCAGTCGGGGGATATGTACAATGTACCTTTAACAAGTGATAGTGATGCAG gtGACCTTTCCTTGAGAGGGAATACATTCACAAACCCAACAGATCCCCAGAATAATATGATCACTTCGAGCA GTGTTGACTCAGATCTAAATGgagatgaagaagaagaaaaacagaGATTGATCACACAGGTGTTAGAACTACAAAACACACTTGATG ATCTGTCTAGCCGAGTGGACACAGTGAAAGAGGAGAATCTAAAACTGAAGTCAGAAAATCAAGTACTTGGCCAGTATATAGAGAACTTAATGGCTGCAAGCAGTGTGTTCCAATCTACTTCACCAAAATCTAAAAAGAA atattttcctTGTGTGACCATCCACCAGAATTGTTTAAACAAGCTGTGA